A genomic stretch from Canis lupus baileyi chromosome 3, mCanLup2.hap1, whole genome shotgun sequence includes:
- the LOC140625510 gene encoding olfactory receptor 8B8-like — MPPGNASLVTEFILVGLTDLPYLQLPLFCLFLLMYVVTVLGNLCLVTLIRLNSHLHTPMYFFLFNLSFIDLCYSSVFTPKMLINFTSKKNIISYMGCMTQLYFFCFFVVSECYVLTSMAYDRYVAICNPLLYNVAMSPNVCSLLMLGSYLMAFSGAMAHTGCMLRLIFCDANTINHYLCDILPLLQLSCTSTYVNELVVFIVVGINIIVPSVTVFVSYGFILSSILRISSTEGRSKAFSACSSHIIAVSLFFGSGAFMYLKPSSTESMDEGKISSVFYTNVVPMMNPLIYSLRNKDVKIALQKTLNRRTF, encoded by the coding sequence ATGCCTCCTGGAAATGCTTCTCTTGTGACTGAATTCATTCTGGTGGGGCTCACAGACTTACCATATCTCCAGCTCCCCCTGTTCTGCCTGTTTCTACTCATGTATGTGGTCACTGTGCTGGGAAACTTATGCTTGGTCACTCTTATCAGGCTGAATTCtcacctccacacccccatgtacttttTCCTCTTCAATTTGTCCTTCATAGACCTCTGTTATTCTTCTGTGTTTACACCCAAAATGTTGATTAACTTCACATCCAAGAAGAATATTATCTCCTACATGGGGTGCATGACCCAgctttactttttctgtttttttgttgtttctgaatGCTATGTGCTGACATCCATGGCCTATgatcgctatgtggccatctgtaacCCACTTTTGTATAATGTTGCCATGTCCCCTAATGTGTGTTCCCTCCTTATGCTTGGTTCATATTTGATGGCATTCTCAGGTGCCATGGCCCACACAGGATGCATGCTGAGACTGATCTTCTGTGATGCAAACACCATCAACCATTATTTGTGTGACATTCTCCCTTTGCTCCAGCTCTCCTGCACCAGCACGTATGTGAATGAGCTGGTGGTTTTCATTGTGGTGGGCATCAACATCATTGTGCCCAGTGTCACCGTCTTTGTGTCTTATGGTTTCATCCTCTCCAGCATCCTGCGCATAAGCTCCACTGAGGGCAGGTCCAAGGCATTCAGTGCCTGTAGTTCCCACATAAttgctgtttctctcttctttgggtCAGGTGCATTTATGTATCTTAAACCATCATCCACTGAGTCTATGGATGAGGGAAAAATCTCTTCTGTCTTTTATACCAATGTGGTTCCCATGATGAACCCTTTAATCTATAGCTTGAGGAACAAAGATGTTAAAATTGCTTTGCAAAAAACCCTCAATAGAAGAACGTTTTGA